In a single window of the Callithrix jacchus isolate 240 chromosome 1, calJac240_pri, whole genome shotgun sequence genome:
- the LOC103793373 gene encoding interferon alpha-5-like, producing MMVLPLHLLVALVVLSYKSFSSLGCDLPQNHSLGNRRVLVLLAQMRRISPFSCLKDRHDFGLPQKEFDGSQLQKARAIFVLHEMIQQTFNLFSINDSSAAWDETLLEKFYTELYKQLNDLEACVMESIGVEGTPLMNVDSILAVRKYFQRITLYLTEKKHSPCAWEVVRAEIMRSFLFINQLAKKIED from the coding sequence ATGATGGTCTTGCCCTTACATTTACTGGTGGCCCTTGTGGTGCTCAGCTACAAGTCATTCAGCTCTCTGGGCTGTGATCTGCCTCAGAACCACAGCTTGGGTAACAGGAGGGTCTTGGTGCTCCTGGCACAAATGAGAAgaatctctcctttctcctgcctGAAGGACAGACATGACTTTGGATTACCCCAGAAGGAGTTTGATGGCAGCCAGCTCCAGAAGGCTCGAGCCATTTTTGTCCTCCATGAGATGATCCAGCAGACCTTCAACCTCTTCAGCATAAACGATTCATCTGCTGCTTGGGATGAGACCCTCCTAGAAAAATTCTACACTGAACTTTACAAGCAGCTGAATGACTTGGAAGCCTGTGTGATGGAGAGCATTGGAGTGGAAGGGACTCCCCTGATGAATGTGGACTCCATCCTGGCTGTgaggaaatacttccaaagaATCACTCTCTATCTGACGGAGAAGAAACACAGCccttgtgcctgggaggttgtCAGAGCAGAAATCATGAGATCCTTCCTCTTCATCAATCAACTTGCAAAAAAGATTGAAGACTAA
- the LOC144579329 gene encoding uncharacterized protein LOC144579329, protein MELRPLQHRPWGLGLTVRGPCSGPSRQKRMGAHHREQEGPALPSRQQELPEPAFSDDVTVQACVTSQQSAEFHCPHCRPGGVTAKVELCSPQHRSSRHSLTLGQLWAASTGN, encoded by the exons ATGGAGCTGCGTCCTCTTCAGCACAGACCCTGGGGCTTGGGTCTTACCGTAAGAGGGCCTTGCAGTGGCCCTAGtcgccagaagagaatgggggcacATCACCGGGAGCAAGAGGGCCCTGCACTGCCCAGCCGCCAGCAGGAGTTACCAGAGCCCGCCTTTTCAGATGACGTCACGGTACAGGCGTGCGTTACATCTCAGCAGTCTGCGGAGTTTCATTGTCCTCATTGCAGACCTGGCGGGGTCACTGCGAAGGTGGAACTGTGTTCTCCACAGCATAGATCCAGTAGGCACAGCCTCACTTTGGGACAACTCTGGGCAGCGTCCACA GGAAACTGA